The proteins below come from a single Ochotona princeps isolate mOchPri1 chromosome 13, mOchPri1.hap1, whole genome shotgun sequence genomic window:
- the LOC101527035 gene encoding putative vomeronasal receptor-like protein 4 has translation MSSLKNVYFFQACIGILANTFLLVFHIFTIHQMHRPRPTDMITCQLAFVHLVLLLTTLDISSADIFKSLGFPNDLSCKVMLCVSRMSRGLSISITCLLSIVQVITISPSSFYLSTFKHKLTKHIAVAFFCICCFSLCSNSNMIIYTVAHSNRTNLLNVSKYCSLASINSIVRALYRMLNLSQNVFFVGMMLLSSMYMVIFLCNHQRKSEYLHSMSISPRTSPAKRATCTVLLIVSLFVIMYCVDIIITSFLYILWKYDQAISHVQCLLGSIYATVSPLVFIISDKRIVDILKKVINMCQTFQVLIK, from the coding sequence ATGTCATcactgaaaaatgtgtattttttccaagctTGCATTGGTATCTTAGCCAATAccttcctccttgtcttccacatcttcacaatCCATCAAATGCATAGACCTAGACCAACAGACATGATCACTTGTCAGCTGGCTTTTGTCCATTTAGTGTTGCTACTTACCACTCTAGATATTTCATCTGCAGACATATTCAAATCCCTGGGATTTCCAAATGATTTAAGTTGTAAAGTTATGCTTTGTGTGAGTAGAATGTCTAGgggtctctccatctccatcacCTGTCTGCTGAGTATTGTTCAGgtcatcaccatcagtcccagctccttctactTGTCAACATTTAAACATAAACTCACAAAACATATTGCCGttgctttcttctgtatttgttGCTTCAGCCTGTGTTCCAATAGCAACATGATCATCTACACTGTAGCTCATTCCAACAGGACCAATCTCCTCAATGTCAGTAAGTACTGCTCCCTCGCTTCAATTAATTCCATTGTCAGGGCACTATATCGCATGCTTAACTTGTCCCAGAATGTCTTCTTTGTAGGAATGATGCTTCTCTCCAGCATgtacatggtgattttcttatgtaaccatcagaggaagtctgagtacctTCACAGCATGAGCATTTCCCCAAGAACCTCCCCAGCAAAAAGGGCTACCTGTACTGTCCTACTGATTGTGAGCTTGTTTGTGATTATGTACTGTGTCGATATCATCATCACATCCTTCTTATACATATTGTGGAAATATGACCAAGCTATATCGCATGTCCAGTGTCTTTTGGGAAGCATCTATGCCACAGTCAGTCCTTTGGTGTTTATTATTTCTGATAAAAGAATAGTTGACATTCTGAAAAAAGTAATCAATATGTGCCAGACATTTCAAGTGTTGATAAAGTAA